A DNA window from Pseudomonas sp. GD03919 contains the following coding sequences:
- the hda gene encoding DnaA regulatory inactivator Hda, whose translation MKPIQLPLGVRLRDDATFANYYPGANAAALGYVERLCEADAGWTESLIYLWGAEGVGRSHLLQAACLRFEQRGEAVVYLPLSEVVQHGPELLDNLELCELVCLDDLDAVAGRSDWEEGLFHLFNRLRDSGRRLLLAGTMSPRELPIQLPDLKSRLTLSLVFQLHELSDEDKLRALQLRASRRGLQMSDEVGRFILTRGERSMSALFELLERLDQASLQAQRKLTIPFLKETLGW comes from the coding sequence ATGAAACCAATCCAGCTGCCTCTGGGGGTGCGTCTGCGTGATGACGCCACCTTCGCCAACTACTACCCCGGCGCCAATGCCGCGGCCCTGGGCTATGTCGAGCGCTTGTGCGAGGCCGACGCCGGCTGGACGGAAAGCCTGATCTACCTGTGGGGCGCCGAAGGCGTCGGGCGCAGCCACCTGCTGCAGGCGGCCTGCCTGCGTTTTGAGCAGCGTGGCGAAGCGGTGGTGTATCTGCCGCTCAGCGAAGTGGTGCAGCACGGCCCGGAGTTGCTCGACAACCTTGAACTGTGCGAGCTGGTCTGCCTCGATGATCTCGATGCCGTGGCCGGACGCAGCGACTGGGAAGAAGGGCTGTTCCACCTGTTCAACCGACTGCGTGACAGCGGCAGGCGCTTGTTGCTGGCAGGCACCATGTCGCCACGCGAGTTGCCGATTCAACTGCCTGATCTGAAGTCGCGACTGACCCTTTCGCTGGTCTTCCAGTTGCACGAGCTGTCCGATGAAGACAAGCTGCGCGCCCTGCAGCTGCGCGCCTCGCGTCGTGGCCTGCAGATGAGCGATGAGGTCGGCCGCTTCATCCTCACCCGTGGCGAACGCAGTATGAGCGCGTTGTTCGAGCTGCTGGAACGCCTGGATCAGGCCTCGCTACAAGCCCAGCGCAAGCTGACCATTCCCTTTCTCAAGGAAACCTTGGGCTGGTAG
- a CDS encoding DUF2069 domain-containing protein has product MARAKKPLPSLEWLEPRVKLSRALSLFSFIALLTLLLVWNLAFADLHGARVGVVLAIQLLPLALLAPGMLMGNARAHAWTCFVVNIYFIQGVLAAIDPARALFGALEAVISFGLFCCALLYTRWRFQYDRKLAGE; this is encoded by the coding sequence GTGGCCCGAGCGAAGAAACCCCTGCCCAGCCTCGAATGGCTGGAGCCGCGCGTCAAACTCAGCCGGGCGCTGAGCCTGTTCAGCTTCATCGCCCTGTTGACCTTGCTGCTGGTATGGAACCTGGCCTTCGCCGATCTGCATGGCGCGCGGGTCGGCGTGGTGCTGGCCATTCAACTGTTGCCACTGGCGCTGCTCGCCCCCGGGATGTTGATGGGCAACGCCCGTGCCCACGCCTGGACCTGCTTCGTCGTCAACATCTACTTCATCCAGGGCGTACTGGCCGCCATCGACCCGGCGCGCGCACTGTTCGGCGCGTTGGAGGCGGTAATCAGCTTCGGCCTGTTCTGCTGCGCCCTGCTCTACACCCGCTGGCGTTTTCAGTACGACCGTAAACTCGCAGGTGAATAA
- a CDS encoding YihY family inner membrane protein: protein MQVRLKDWLGFWLSLYQRFVENRGAGNAAALTYTTLFAVVPMMTVTFAMLSAIPAFKGVGEDIQGFIFHNFVPSTGEAVQGYLREFTTQARQLTWFGVGLLAVTAFLMLVAIEKTFNVIWRVRQPRRGMSSFLLYWAILSLGPLLLGAGFAVSTYIASLSLISGPDAVVGAKTLLGFAPLLSSIAAFTLLYAAVPNTRVPLRHALLGGLFSAVLFEVAKALFGLYVSLFPGYHLIYGAFATVPLFLLWIYLSWLIVLLGAELVYGLSQPRHWRREPIARGLLLLVVLRLLLKRQQQGEALHYGDMQRAGWRLPEDEWSQVMDFLEREHMACKASGGGWVLCRDLHTFPVYKLLECSPWPLPSLSQLPAQLDEPWYPALREGLERLQAEREEQFGVSLADWLPGKG from the coding sequence ATGCAGGTTCGTCTCAAGGACTGGCTGGGATTCTGGCTGAGTCTTTACCAGCGCTTCGTCGAGAACCGAGGCGCCGGCAACGCGGCGGCGTTGACCTATACCACCTTGTTCGCGGTGGTGCCGATGATGACCGTGACCTTCGCCATGCTCTCGGCCATTCCGGCATTCAAGGGCGTTGGCGAGGATATTCAGGGTTTCATCTTCCACAACTTCGTCCCCTCGACCGGTGAGGCCGTGCAGGGCTATTTGCGTGAGTTCACCACCCAGGCGCGACAACTGACCTGGTTCGGTGTGGGGCTGCTGGCGGTCACTGCGTTTCTCATGTTGGTGGCCATCGAGAAGACCTTCAACGTGATCTGGCGGGTACGCCAGCCGCGCCGTGGCATGTCCAGCTTTCTGCTGTACTGGGCGATTCTCAGTCTCGGGCCGCTGCTGCTGGGGGCCGGGTTCGCGGTCAGTACCTACATTGCCTCTCTGTCGCTGATTTCCGGGCCCGATGCCGTCGTCGGTGCCAAGACGCTGCTCGGCTTCGCGCCGCTGCTGTCGAGCATCGCCGCGTTCACCCTGCTCTATGCGGCCGTGCCCAATACCCGCGTGCCCCTGCGTCATGCGCTGTTGGGCGGTTTGTTCAGTGCGGTGCTGTTCGAGGTGGCCAAGGCGCTGTTCGGCCTGTATGTCAGCCTGTTTCCGGGCTATCACCTGATTTATGGCGCCTTTGCCACGGTGCCGCTGTTTTTGCTGTGGATTTACCTGTCCTGGCTGATCGTGCTGCTGGGCGCCGAGCTGGTCTACGGTCTGTCACAGCCCCGCCACTGGCGTCGCGAGCCCATCGCCAGAGGGCTGCTTCTGCTGGTGGTGCTGCGCCTGTTGCTCAAACGTCAGCAGCAGGGTGAGGCCTTGCACTATGGCGACATGCAGCGCGCAGGCTGGCGTCTGCCCGAAGACGAGTGGAGCCAGGTGATGGATTTTCTCGAGCGCGAGCACATGGCATGCAAGGCCAGCGGAGGTGGCTGGGTGTTGTGCCGCGATCTGCACACCTTCCCTGTCTACAAGCTGCTCGAGTGCAGCCCCTGGCCGTTGCCGAGTTTGTCGCAGTTGCCTGCCCAGCTCGATGAACCCTGGTATCCGGCATTGCGCGAGGGACTGGAGCGGCTGCAAGCGGAGCGCGAGGAGCAGTTCGGAGTCAGTCTGGCGGATTGGTTACCGGGCAAGGGGTGA
- a CDS encoding AI-2E family transporter: protein MTDSTRWLWMAGLFLLGWLLYLLHPILSPFLIGILLAYLGDPLVDRLERHRLSRTAGVVVVFTLFALALLILVLVLVPMLGRQLVRLYQLAPEMIDWLQGTALPWSQSHLGLQDDLLQVDQLKQVFADNIGKTTDVLKAVLAQATSSGLALLAWLGNLLLIPVVSFYLMRDWDVLVEQVRRLLPRQREGLVVKLAGECHEVLGAFLRGQLLVMLALSIIYASGLMLVGLELGLLIGVLAGLASIVPYMGFIVGIGAALTAALFQFGLEPYPLIGIAVVFMIGQMLEGMVLTPMLVGDRIGLHPVAVIFAILAGGQLFGFTGVLLALPVAAVIMVLLRHAHDLYKLSGLYGESSGSDEPLA from the coding sequence ATGACCGATTCCACCCGCTGGCTATGGATGGCTGGGCTGTTTCTGCTCGGCTGGTTGCTGTACCTGCTGCACCCGATACTTTCCCCCTTCCTGATCGGCATCCTGTTGGCCTACCTGGGCGATCCGCTGGTCGACCGCCTCGAGCGGCATCGCCTGTCGCGTACCGCTGGCGTGGTGGTGGTGTTCACCCTGTTTGCGCTGGCGCTGCTGATACTCGTATTGGTGCTGGTGCCCATGCTGGGACGGCAACTGGTGCGTTTGTATCAACTGGCGCCGGAGATGATCGACTGGCTGCAGGGCACGGCACTGCCCTGGTCGCAATCGCACCTGGGCTTGCAGGACGACCTGTTGCAGGTCGACCAGCTCAAGCAGGTGTTCGCCGACAACATCGGCAAGACCACCGATGTGCTCAAGGCGGTGCTGGCTCAGGCGACCTCTTCGGGCCTGGCGCTGCTGGCCTGGCTGGGTAATCTGCTGCTGATTCCGGTGGTGAGCTTCTACCTGATGCGCGACTGGGATGTGCTGGTCGAGCAGGTGCGGCGCCTGCTGCCGCGTCAACGCGAGGGGTTGGTGGTCAAGCTGGCAGGCGAATGCCATGAGGTGCTCGGCGCCTTCCTGCGTGGCCAGCTACTGGTGATGCTGGCGCTGAGCATCATTTATGCCTCGGGCCTGATGCTGGTGGGGCTGGAGCTGGGATTGCTGATTGGCGTGCTGGCGGGGTTGGCGAGCATCGTGCCCTATATGGGCTTTATCGTCGGCATCGGTGCGGCGTTGACCGCCGCGCTGTTCCAGTTCGGCCTCGAACCCTATCCCCTGATCGGCATCGCTGTGGTGTTCATGATCGGCCAGATGCTCGAGGGCATGGTGCTGACGCCCATGTTGGTGGGCGATCGCATCGGTCTGCACCCGGTCGCGGTGATCTTCGCCATCCTCGCTGGCGGCCAGCTGTTTGGCTTCACCGGCGTGCTGTTGGCCTTGCCGGTAGCAGCGGTGATCATGGTTCTGCTGCGCCATGCCCATGATTTGTATAAACTTTCCGGCCTTTACGGAGAGTCCAGCGGTTCCGACGAGCCCCTTGCATGA
- the wrbA gene encoding NAD(P)H:quinone oxidoreductase encodes MSAPYILVLYYSRHGATAAMARQIARGVEMAGLEARLRTVPAVSSECEAVAPSVPEEGAMYATLDDLKNCAGLALGSPTRFGNMAAPLKYFLDGTSNLWLTGELVGKPAGVFTSTASLHGGQESTLLSMMLPLLHHGMLICGLPYSESALLETRGGGTPYGPSHHAGSDGKRALDEHETALCRALGQRLAQIAGKLEQ; translated from the coding sequence ATGAGCGCGCCCTATATCCTCGTGCTCTACTACAGCCGCCATGGCGCCACCGCCGCAATGGCCAGGCAGATTGCCCGTGGCGTCGAAATGGCCGGCCTGGAGGCACGTCTGCGCACGGTGCCGGCCGTCTCCAGCGAGTGCGAGGCCGTCGCGCCGAGCGTGCCGGAAGAAGGCGCCATGTACGCCACTCTGGACGATCTGAAAAACTGCGCAGGCCTGGCCCTGGGCAGCCCGACCCGTTTCGGCAACATGGCGGCACCGCTCAAATACTTCCTCGATGGCACCAGCAACCTGTGGCTGACTGGCGAGCTGGTCGGCAAACCGGCTGGCGTGTTCACCTCCACCGCCAGCCTGCATGGCGGCCAGGAAAGCACGCTGCTGTCGATGATGCTGCCGCTGTTGCACCACGGCATGCTGATCTGCGGCCTGCCCTACAGCGAGTCGGCCCTGCTAGAAACCCGTGGTGGCGGCACGCCCTACGGCCCCAGTCACCACGCCGGCAGCGACGGCAAGCGCGCGCTTGATGAACATGAAACCGCCCTGTGCCGCGCACTGGGTCAACGCCTGGCGCAGATCGCCGGCAAACTGGAGCAGTGA
- the arsC gene encoding arsenate reductase (glutaredoxin) (This arsenate reductase requires both glutathione and glutaredoxin to convert arsenate to arsenite, after which the efflux transporter formed by ArsA and ArsB can extrude the arsenite from the cell, providing resistance.) codes for MTDLTLYHNPRCSKSRGALELLEARGLQPTVVRYLETPPSAAELERLLGKLGIGARELLRSGEDEYKALGLSDSSLSEAQLIEAMVEHPKLIERPILVAGDKAVIGRPPEKVLELLA; via the coding sequence ATGACCGACCTGACGCTCTACCACAACCCACGCTGCTCCAAATCCCGAGGCGCGCTGGAGTTGCTCGAAGCACGCGGCCTGCAACCGACAGTCGTGCGTTACCTGGAAACACCGCCCAGCGCCGCCGAACTCGAGCGCCTGCTCGGCAAGCTGGGCATCGGCGCCCGCGAACTGCTGCGCAGCGGTGAAGACGAGTACAAGGCTTTGGGCCTGAGTGATAGCAGCCTGAGCGAAGCGCAACTGATCGAGGCCATGGTCGAGCATCCCAAACTGATCGAGCGGCCGATTCTGGTCGCCGGCGACAAGGCCGTGATCGGCCGTCCACCGGAAAAGGTACTGGAGCTATTGGCATGA